AGCAGCGCGGCTCGCGGAGCCTGAGCAGCGCCACGATGTCCTCGCGCACGCGCGGGGTAGCGGTCGCCGTCAGGGCCATGAGCGGCACGCCCGGGAAGTGATCGCGCAACTCGGTGAGCTGGCGGTACTCGGGCCGGAAATCGTGTCCCCATTCGCTGATGCAATGGGCCTCGTCGATCGCGACGAGACCGACCGGCCGGCGCCCGAGGTCCGCCAAGACCCCGGGCACCATGAGCCGTTCGGGCGCCAGATACAGGAGTCGGAAGCGGTCCTCGCGTAAGCCCCGCAGGCGTTCCTGGGATTCTGCCGGGCTCAAGGACGAATTCAGATAGGTGGCCGCGATCCCGCTCGCGTGCAGGGCGTCCACTTGGTCCTTCATGAGCGCGATGAGCGGCGAGACCACCACCGTCAGTCCCGGCCGCGCCAGTGCCGGGAGCTGGTAACAGAGCGACTTGCCCCCGCCGGTCGGCAGGAGGGCGAAGACATCCCGGCCCGCCAGGCTGTCCTCGATGATGGCCTCCTGCAAGGGCCGGAACCCGTCGAAGCCGAAGTAACGCTTGAGGAGCGGGAGCAAGGATGTCTGACCGTCATGCATCGGTGATGGACCTCTCAGGGTGTGGGCGCACGCACGCCTCTTCCCAGCGCGATATCGAAGCGCCGGGTCTCGAACTTCTCTTGACCGGGCTCGAAGCTGCGCTCGACGAAGGTCAGCCGTCCCGCCCGATCGACCGTGAGCACGGTCGAGGAGCGCGTCCCGTAATGGGCGCTCTCGATGAAGATGGGGGACAAGAGGCGCTCCCATTCGATGCCTACGCCGGTGTCGGGGAGGTCCGCATCCGGGGGGATGCGGCGATCGGCGAGGAGCGCGAAGAGCGCTTCGATATCGAGCGCCAGGTGCCCCGACAAGAGCCGCTGGAGCCCTGCCTTGCCACGTTCGAGCTTGGGCCAGGGGGTGTCCAAGCAGTGGTTGCTCACACCGAAGATGCCGGCATCCAAGCGGCACGGGCCGGGCGTGCGGTTGCTGCCATAAGAGACGGTGGTGAGATCGCCGGCGATGAGGTTGAAGCCATTGTAAAGATCCCGGCGTGCCTGTACGGAAGACAGGTAATCGGTGACGGGTTCCGCGCCCTTGAGATAATCGGCGACCAGCATGCCCCGCGAGGGCGCCCGGGGTTCCGGAGCCTCGCGCCCGTCTCGGAAATTGCTCACGGCCGCGAATCGACCGCCGACATCGACCCCGAGCCAGGTCCCGCCGCACACGAGGTCCCGCCCCGCGAGCACCCGCGGGCTGTCTTCCCATAACCCGGCCGCGGCCGTGGGCCGGGCGTAGAACTCGTCGCGGTTGGCGGCGATCACGAGCGGGTACTCGGGGTGTGCGCGCAACGCCAGCAGGATCAGGCACATACCGGACACTCATGGCCGGACGGGGCCGGCCCTGGGGGCCATCGGTCGCGACGCAACGTCGTTACCCTGCAAGGGCGGCGC
The nucleotide sequence above comes from Pseudomonadota bacterium. Encoded proteins:
- a CDS encoding NRDE family protein, giving the protein MCLILLALRAHPEYPLVIAANRDEFYARPTAAAGLWEDSPRVLAGRDLVCGGTWLGVDVGGRFAAVSNFRDGREAPEPRAPSRGMLVADYLKGAEPVTDYLSSVQARRDLYNGFNLIAGDLTTVSYGSNRTPGPCRLDAGIFGVSNHCLDTPWPKLERGKAGLQRLLSGHLALDIEALFALLADRRIPPDADLPDTGVGIEWERLLSPIFIESAHYGTRSSTVLTVDRAGRLTFVERSFEPGQEKFETRRFDIALGRGVRAPTP